The following coding sequences lie in one Heteronotia binoei isolate CCM8104 ecotype False Entrance Well chromosome 6, APGP_CSIRO_Hbin_v1, whole genome shotgun sequence genomic window:
- the LOC132574055 gene encoding uncharacterized protein LOC132574055 translates to MESLRFQCSFFPCNMVLPSSVCGKRCYSQFGDPPEQELSSPDKRQPQTDLPKPRCFSEMPAGQSFRKAKREIKEECTGDAKRCRKKNGHLLKKKLSTLNLFSGHSKDILPQERNLVFEEKKRELQRKNSKKLKAPLDDVCLLEKSPSEKMCPKCQILICKVCKMLHTDSSFIAHSLLDHYDKGRHSFCCSDSGTPQDHHDCKHSPGLDMSSWQIL, encoded by the exons ATGGAAAGTCTTCGTTTTCAGTGTAGCTTTTTTCCTTGCAACATGGTGCTGCCTTCCTCAGTTTGTGGGAAAAGATGTTACTCCCAGTTTGGG GATCCTCCTGAGCAGGAGCTTTCTTCACCTGACAAAAGGCAGCCACAAACTGATCTTCCAAAACCACGTTGCTTTTCAGAGATGCCTGCAG GTCAGAGCTTCAGGAAAGCTAAGAGAGAAATCAAAGAGGAATGCACAGGAGATGCAAAGcgctgcaggaaaaaaaatggccacCTCTTGAAGAAAAAGCTTTCTACATTGAATTTATTCTCTGGGCATTCAAAAGATATACT CCCCCAGGAAAGGAATTTGGTCTttgaagagaagaaaagagagttgcAAAGAAAAAATTCAAAGAAGCTGAAAGCACCACTGGATGATGTGTGTCTGTTGGAAAAGTCTCCCTCTGAGAAAATGTGCCCTAAATGCCAAATCCTCATTTGCAAGGTGTGTAAAATGCTGCACACTGACAGCAGTTTTATTGCACACAGCTTGTTGGATCACTATGATAAAGGGAGGCACTCCTTCTGCTGTTCTGATTCTGGAACTCCCCAGGACCACCATGATTGTAAGCATAGTCCTGGACTGGATATGAGTTCCTGGCAGATCTTGTAA